One genomic segment of Osmia bicornis bicornis chromosome 16, iOsmBic2.1, whole genome shotgun sequence includes these proteins:
- the LOC114880219 gene encoding titin homolog isoform X2, with product MSINVTVNGNHLNIRRGRMVLSDLDQIKKNERDRRRRLRLEQVRQQSKEISDRLLERAKNIAKEELKKLETNDKLNLRQIHNEKIMEVQQKYQEDMADIGQAHISATLEPDYNAIMKEKDRQNKLAALKRGKEAIKQMKNIQQETVQQQQHEERLRQVREVENLRSTMIAQLPQKTISEKDTVRDDAQKEEITQHKPAKKKVVGSDLRTHSSLLKSKTKNDSVVQQRSKTSLDATPSVEQTVCTIQLENNRHSGEEVLNASTKKNKTTRYNPEDYAQATSNSTNSDSISSFSDDSSYFSDNNEQSTKTRTSKYIKCPAAAKVQLYDHSKHQSNTYDKPVGVVEKIHTWSEPSAIDLAQTIEQAEIVETHLLESRKYNAQKRGEDAALREKVRRDYQTLMQNLNQLASEERKLKASQVERYPKSTHTQEHRRILRDQHKKKLNHAVRSLLSEECLEQCVSQPMERQITLPPRVSNGSVDVHGTWEEPCCSKRADAKKISQKKCEEEEESREEQILDMLKKVERQKRLLLQEFGVDLPNDIFNASMKPLFEKEKSVQTESQENANVPKPSSPEIRVINIPQDKNDKKGKSDSPIKTAEIAVQTTAGDKRSIVEDKGTQVELTQEDKDKAKSDTETVTKHYPLEPKITVITHETDNESSSSVTTNAVIDADRPSSKATPKKTKRSVKTAKRVPSKTFQKSSSTRISKASPSLKKSPKSRYTSPKKANIEDESSNRIKMYVDESGLNIKVQPPPVAEVAVDVSTQSSQLYSPSIQEQSTSKPHWIQSRSRIKIRDFSDTSTSFASPPPIKPRDILEALSNNISILELLDSSVNESMKRLKGDISPVSTPETPSPRTMRLPSNIPHPDKITKLLKSKGLQTNESNSLSSVRNSCSTSTDLSDELPSNQKPAALPKFPVSLEFCLCNNPNCNQMHAKFDEIRSYALKNCPQILQRYEDLQTTCAERIISLTNLIEKVRNEQKGMEFSIITADDTSLMQLPSPKFLTNDLQSVRKLVENIEAVHNQLAKTLIESQKIIKSKAVKDESNQTKEKQIVIVEKSNTPKKVTDPVESKGVLKAKVKPKIIRDEKVNIRLDRFQLQAEPGTSTAKSGFRLVSKHNEEEMIEKLSKEILEQSKSFNNNVMVTKEVSSSRKHSIETSTDVTDSKDNTSMNKSNDRVTAQYSTKEQKKNKDFIPILTDIPKVTKTVDTTTYTNGRSKPPVSLFSGPYRAEIESSGHELSTIIEFDTPDTINKSQNNVRSPSSTKRVAETQVIKCTDIAKPGENVHLLNLRNQRLEKECNSSIKKFSSVVGTQKIKEIEIFSDSPKTSKSTGDKDVIQETSNKKLQYNIVNQESLQMEESVGTDPANKHYINNKDKITSTSSNSFSELSGISQIASTPSSTILKYASSPEEMETALKKLGLGWAITTLKKTREASALSSSSNSDVTPINTAKRISPVKKQFDNNYGLPDISDVSSISIKEASKSTEQAVLLKGRTSTPKLQNSNSNSIRSNSSNTNVSENFQEPNNGLVIPNISLTKTKSNIKTLENV from the exons atgtccATTAATGTTACCGTCAATGGAAATCATTTAAATATACGCCGGGGAAGAATGGTATTATCCGATTTGGAtcaaattaagaaaaatgaacgTGACCGTCGTAGAAGGTTACGCTTGGAACAG gTACGGCAGCAGTCCAAAGAAATATCAGATAGACTTTTGGAACGTGCTAAAAACATAGCTAAGGAGGAACTTAAGAAACTTGAAACTAACGATAAGTTAAATTTGAGGCAAATACATAACGAAAAGATCATGGAAGTACAACAAAAGTATCAAGAGGACATGGCAGATATTGGTCAAGCGCATATATCTGCAACATTAGAACCTGATTATAATGCAATTATGAAGGAAAAAGATAGACAAAATAAATTAGCAGCGttaaaaagaggaaaggaaGCAATTAAACAAATGAAGAACATACAACAA GAAACTgtccaacaacaacaacacgAAGAACGTCTACGTCAAGTAAGAGAAGTGGAAAATCTTAGATCTACAATGATAGCGCAACTTCCTCAAAAAACAATATCTGAAAAGGATACAGTACGTGACGATGcgcagaaagaagaaattacaCAACATAAACCTGCTAAGAAAAAa GTTGTCGGAAGCGATTTAAGGACTCATTCGTCGCTGTTGAAAtctaaaacaaaaaatgattCAGTCGTACAACAACGGTCTAAAACTAGTTTGGATGCGACACCATCGGTAGAACAAACTGTGTGCACAATTCAATTAGAAAACAACAGACATTCCGGAGAAGAAGTTTTAAATGCTTCGacgaaaaagaataaaacaaCAAG gTATAATCCCGAAGACTATGCACAAGCAACTTCAAATTCAACAAATAGCGACAGCATTAGTTCATTTAGCGATGATTCGTCATATTTTTCTGACAATAATGAACAGAGTACTAAAACGAGAACATCGAAatacattaaatgcccagcgGCCGCTAAAGTACAATTATATGATCACAGTAAGCATCAAAGTAATACGTACGATAAACCAGTTGGTGTAGTTGAGAAAATACATACATGGAGTGAg ccGAGTGCGATCGATTTAGCTCAAACAATTGAACAAGCGGAAATTGTTGAAACTCATCTGTTAGAAAGTCGTAAATATAATGCACAAAAGCGTGGCGAGGATGCCGCGTTAAGGGAGAAAGTACGTCGAGATTATCAAACGCTCATGCAGAATCTAAATCAACTTGCAAGTGAGGAACGTAAATTAAAAGCAAGCCAGGTGGAACGTTATCCG AAAAGTACACACACGCAGGAGCACAGAAGGATACTAAGAGATCAGcataaaaagaaactaaatCACGCGGTAAGAAGCTTGTTAAGCGAAGAATGTTTGGAGCAGTGTGTTTCGCAGCCGATGGaaaggcaaatcactcttcccCCAAGAGTAAGTAATGGAAGCGTTGATGTACATGGTACCTGGGAAGAGCCGTGCTGCAGTAAACGTGCGGATGCTAAGAAAATTTCTCAAAAGAAAtgcgaagaggaagaagagtcGCGCGAAGAACAGATATTAGATATGTTAAAGAAGGTTGAAAGGCAAAAACGATTATTATTACAAGAATTTGGGGTAGATTTACCGAATGATATTTTTAACGCGTCCATGAAACCAttgtttgaaaaagaaaagtcgGTTCAAACTGAATCTCAAGAAAACGCAAACGTTCCAAAACCTTCATCACCGGAGATTAGAGTAATAAATATACCTCAGGATAAGAATGACAAAAAAGGTAAAAGTGATTCGCCTATAAAGACAGCAGAAATTGCTGTACAAACTACCGCAGGAGATAAACGTAGTATAGTTGAAGATAAAGGGACCCAGGTAGAATTAACCCAAGAAGACAAAGATAAAGCTAAATCCGACACCGAAACAGTTACTAAACATTATCCGCTCGAACCAAAAATTACCGTTATTACCCACGAAACCGATAACGAATCCTCCAGTTCGGTAACTACAAACGCGGTCATTGATGCTGATAGACCAAGTTCAAAAGCAACTCCTAAAAAAACGAAGCGCAGTGTGAAAACGGCCAAACGAGTTCCGTCGAAAACGTTTCAAAAGTCAAGTTCAACGCGTATAAGTAAAGCTTCACCTTCTCTAAAGAAGAGTCCGAAATCACGTTATACGAGTCCGAAAAAGGCAAATATTGAAGATGAGTCTAGCAATAGAATCAAGATGTACGTTGACGAAAGTGGGCTTAACATAAAAGTGCAACCGCCTCCAGTTGCAGAAGTAGCTGTAGATGTAAGCACACAAAGTTCCCAATTATATTCGCCAAGTATCCAAGAACAATCGACGAGTAAGCCACACTGGATTCAGTCCAGATcaagaattaaaataagaGACTTTTCGGATACGTCAACATCTTTTGCTAGCCCACCGCCGATCAAACCTAGAGATATACTCGAAGCTTTAAGTAATAACATCTCTATACTGGAGCTGTTAGATTCTTCGGTAAACGAAAGCATGAAACGTTTGAAAGGAGACATCAGTCCAGTATCAACGCCAGAAACACCCTCGCCACGTACCATGAGGTTACCTTCGAACATACCTCATCCTGATAAGATAACGAAATTGTTAAAATCAAAAGGTCTTCAGACAAACGAGAGTAATTCACTGTCGTCCGTTAGAAATAGCTGTTCAACGTCCACAGATTTATCGGACGAACTACCGTCGAATCAGAAACCTGCTGCATTACCAAAATTTCCAGTTTCTTTAGAATTTTGTCTATGTAACAATCCAAACTGTAATCAGATGCACGCTaagtttgatgaaattcgcaGCTACGCGTTGAAGAATTGTCCCCAAATATTGCAAAGATACGAGGATCTTCAAACTACTTGCGCGGAGAGAATAATTTCATTgacaaatttaattgaaaaagttCGAAACGAGCAGAAAg GTATGGAATTTTCTATAATCACAGCCGATGATACCAGTTTGATGCAGTTACCTTCCCCAAAATTCCTGACTAATGATCTGCAAAGTGTTCGAAAGCTTGTAGAAAATATAGAAGCGGTCCATAATCAGCTTGCAAAGACACTGATAGAATCCCAGAAGATTATTAAAAGTAAAGCGGTTAAAGATGAGAGTAATCAAactaaagaaaaacaaatagTAATCGTCGAAAAGAGTAATACGCCGAAGAAAGTAACCGATCCTGTTGAATCGAAAGGCGTATTAAAAGCTAAGGTTAAGCCAAAAATCATTCGCGATGAAAAAGTAAACATACGACTGGACAGATTCCAATTACAAGCCGAACCTGGAACGTCCACGGCAAAATCAGGTTTTCGACTTGTTTCAAAACACAACGAGGAAGAAATGATAGAGAAGTTATCGAAAGAAATTTTGGAGCAAAGCAAAagttttaataacaatgtaatGGTAACGAAGGAAGTCAGCAGCTCAAGAAAACATTCCATCGAAACTTCAACGGATGTTACCGATTCAAAAGATAATACTTCAATGAATAAAAGTAATGATAGAGTAACAGCACAATATTCAACTAAAGAG caaaaaaaaaacaaagattTTATTCCGATACTAACTGATATCCCAAAAGTAACGAAAACAGTAGATACTACTACATATACCAATGGTAGAAGCAAACCACCAGTCAGCTTATTTAGTGGTCCATACag AGCTGAGATTGAATCATCAGGTCACGAGTTATCgacgataattgaatttgataCACCGGATACTATAAATAAAAGTCAGAATAACGTTAGAAGTCCATCGTCGACAAAAAGGGTTGCTGAAACACAAGTAATTAAATGTACCGATATAGCGAAACCAGGGGAAAATGTTCATTTACTTAATCTACGTAATCAACGCTTAGAGAAAGAGTGTAATTCttcgattaaaaaattctcTTCAGTGGTCGGTAcgcagaaaataaaagagattgaaattttttccgATTCGCCAAAAACGTCTAAAAGTACAGGAGATAAAGATGTTATTCAAGAAACAAGTAacaaaaaattacaatataatatagtCAATCAAGAATCCTTGCAAATGGAAGAATCTGTAGGTACTGATCCAGCGAACAAGCATTACATAAACAACAAAGATAAAATCACATCGACCAGTTCAAATAGTTTTTCTGAATTATCCGGAATATCCCAAATAGCAAGTACACCATCGTCTACTATATTAAAATATGCATCATCCCCGGAAGAAATGGAAACAGCTCTTAAGAAACTTGGTCTAGGTTGGGCGATAACAACATTAAAGAAAACACGTGAGGCCAGTGCTCTAAGTTCGTCATCAAATTCAGATGTAACACCGATAAATACTGCCAAAAGAATATCACCGgttaaaaaacaatttgataataattatggTTTGCCAGATATTAGCGATGTGTCATCAATATCTATTAAAGAAGCTAGCAAAAGTACAGAGCAAGCTGTTCTTTTAAAAGGCCGAACTTCCACGccaaaattgcaaaattctaattctaacaGCATAAGGAGTAATTCCAGTAATACAAATGTTtcggaaaattttcaagaacCTAATAATGGTTTGGTCATTCCTAATATATCTCTTACTAAAACCAAATCTAACATTAAGACTTTAGAAAATGtatag
- the LOC114880219 gene encoding uncharacterized protein LOC114880219 isoform X1, with translation MSINVTVNGNHLNIRRGRMVLSDLDQIKKNERDRRRRLRLEQVRQQSKEISDRLLERAKNIAKEELKKLETNDKLNLRQIHNEKIMEVQQKYQEDMADIGQAHISATLEPDYNAIMKEKDRQNKLAALKRGKEAIKQMKNIQQETVQQQQHEERLRQVREVENLRSTMIAQLPQKTISEKDTVRDDAQKEEITQHKPAKKKVKKFIFKKSPGKITKSYIKVVGSDLRTHSSLLKSKTKNDSVVQQRSKTSLDATPSVEQTVCTIQLENNRHSGEEVLNASTKKNKTTRYNPEDYAQATSNSTNSDSISSFSDDSSYFSDNNEQSTKTRTSKYIKCPAAAKVQLYDHSKHQSNTYDKPVGVVEKIHTWSEPSAIDLAQTIEQAEIVETHLLESRKYNAQKRGEDAALREKVRRDYQTLMQNLNQLASEERKLKASQVERYPKSTHTQEHRRILRDQHKKKLNHAVRSLLSEECLEQCVSQPMERQITLPPRVSNGSVDVHGTWEEPCCSKRADAKKISQKKCEEEEESREEQILDMLKKVERQKRLLLQEFGVDLPNDIFNASMKPLFEKEKSVQTESQENANVPKPSSPEIRVINIPQDKNDKKGKSDSPIKTAEIAVQTTAGDKRSIVEDKGTQVELTQEDKDKAKSDTETVTKHYPLEPKITVITHETDNESSSSVTTNAVIDADRPSSKATPKKTKRSVKTAKRVPSKTFQKSSSTRISKASPSLKKSPKSRYTSPKKANIEDESSNRIKMYVDESGLNIKVQPPPVAEVAVDVSTQSSQLYSPSIQEQSTSKPHWIQSRSRIKIRDFSDTSTSFASPPPIKPRDILEALSNNISILELLDSSVNESMKRLKGDISPVSTPETPSPRTMRLPSNIPHPDKITKLLKSKGLQTNESNSLSSVRNSCSTSTDLSDELPSNQKPAALPKFPVSLEFCLCNNPNCNQMHAKFDEIRSYALKNCPQILQRYEDLQTTCAERIISLTNLIEKVRNEQKGMEFSIITADDTSLMQLPSPKFLTNDLQSVRKLVENIEAVHNQLAKTLIESQKIIKSKAVKDESNQTKEKQIVIVEKSNTPKKVTDPVESKGVLKAKVKPKIIRDEKVNIRLDRFQLQAEPGTSTAKSGFRLVSKHNEEEMIEKLSKEILEQSKSFNNNVMVTKEVSSSRKHSIETSTDVTDSKDNTSMNKSNDRVTAQYSTKEQKKNKDFIPILTDIPKVTKTVDTTTYTNGRSKPPVSLFSGPYRAEIESSGHELSTIIEFDTPDTINKSQNNVRSPSSTKRVAETQVIKCTDIAKPGENVHLLNLRNQRLEKECNSSIKKFSSVVGTQKIKEIEIFSDSPKTSKSTGDKDVIQETSNKKLQYNIVNQESLQMEESVGTDPANKHYINNKDKITSTSSNSFSELSGISQIASTPSSTILKYASSPEEMETALKKLGLGWAITTLKKTREASALSSSSNSDVTPINTAKRISPVKKQFDNNYGLPDISDVSSISIKEASKSTEQAVLLKGRTSTPKLQNSNSNSIRSNSSNTNVSENFQEPNNGLVIPNISLTKTKSNIKTLENV, from the exons atgtccATTAATGTTACCGTCAATGGAAATCATTTAAATATACGCCGGGGAAGAATGGTATTATCCGATTTGGAtcaaattaagaaaaatgaacgTGACCGTCGTAGAAGGTTACGCTTGGAACAG gTACGGCAGCAGTCCAAAGAAATATCAGATAGACTTTTGGAACGTGCTAAAAACATAGCTAAGGAGGAACTTAAGAAACTTGAAACTAACGATAAGTTAAATTTGAGGCAAATACATAACGAAAAGATCATGGAAGTACAACAAAAGTATCAAGAGGACATGGCAGATATTGGTCAAGCGCATATATCTGCAACATTAGAACCTGATTATAATGCAATTATGAAGGAAAAAGATAGACAAAATAAATTAGCAGCGttaaaaagaggaaaggaaGCAATTAAACAAATGAAGAACATACAACAA GAAACTgtccaacaacaacaacacgAAGAACGTCTACGTCAAGTAAGAGAAGTGGAAAATCTTAGATCTACAATGATAGCGCAACTTCCTCAAAAAACAATATCTGAAAAGGATACAGTACGTGACGATGcgcagaaagaagaaattacaCAACATAAACCTGCTAAGAAAAAagtgaagaaatttatttttaaaaaatcacctggaaaaataacaaaatcttacataaaa GTTGTCGGAAGCGATTTAAGGACTCATTCGTCGCTGTTGAAAtctaaaacaaaaaatgattCAGTCGTACAACAACGGTCTAAAACTAGTTTGGATGCGACACCATCGGTAGAACAAACTGTGTGCACAATTCAATTAGAAAACAACAGACATTCCGGAGAAGAAGTTTTAAATGCTTCGacgaaaaagaataaaacaaCAAG gTATAATCCCGAAGACTATGCACAAGCAACTTCAAATTCAACAAATAGCGACAGCATTAGTTCATTTAGCGATGATTCGTCATATTTTTCTGACAATAATGAACAGAGTACTAAAACGAGAACATCGAAatacattaaatgcccagcgGCCGCTAAAGTACAATTATATGATCACAGTAAGCATCAAAGTAATACGTACGATAAACCAGTTGGTGTAGTTGAGAAAATACATACATGGAGTGAg ccGAGTGCGATCGATTTAGCTCAAACAATTGAACAAGCGGAAATTGTTGAAACTCATCTGTTAGAAAGTCGTAAATATAATGCACAAAAGCGTGGCGAGGATGCCGCGTTAAGGGAGAAAGTACGTCGAGATTATCAAACGCTCATGCAGAATCTAAATCAACTTGCAAGTGAGGAACGTAAATTAAAAGCAAGCCAGGTGGAACGTTATCCG AAAAGTACACACACGCAGGAGCACAGAAGGATACTAAGAGATCAGcataaaaagaaactaaatCACGCGGTAAGAAGCTTGTTAAGCGAAGAATGTTTGGAGCAGTGTGTTTCGCAGCCGATGGaaaggcaaatcactcttcccCCAAGAGTAAGTAATGGAAGCGTTGATGTACATGGTACCTGGGAAGAGCCGTGCTGCAGTAAACGTGCGGATGCTAAGAAAATTTCTCAAAAGAAAtgcgaagaggaagaagagtcGCGCGAAGAACAGATATTAGATATGTTAAAGAAGGTTGAAAGGCAAAAACGATTATTATTACAAGAATTTGGGGTAGATTTACCGAATGATATTTTTAACGCGTCCATGAAACCAttgtttgaaaaagaaaagtcgGTTCAAACTGAATCTCAAGAAAACGCAAACGTTCCAAAACCTTCATCACCGGAGATTAGAGTAATAAATATACCTCAGGATAAGAATGACAAAAAAGGTAAAAGTGATTCGCCTATAAAGACAGCAGAAATTGCTGTACAAACTACCGCAGGAGATAAACGTAGTATAGTTGAAGATAAAGGGACCCAGGTAGAATTAACCCAAGAAGACAAAGATAAAGCTAAATCCGACACCGAAACAGTTACTAAACATTATCCGCTCGAACCAAAAATTACCGTTATTACCCACGAAACCGATAACGAATCCTCCAGTTCGGTAACTACAAACGCGGTCATTGATGCTGATAGACCAAGTTCAAAAGCAACTCCTAAAAAAACGAAGCGCAGTGTGAAAACGGCCAAACGAGTTCCGTCGAAAACGTTTCAAAAGTCAAGTTCAACGCGTATAAGTAAAGCTTCACCTTCTCTAAAGAAGAGTCCGAAATCACGTTATACGAGTCCGAAAAAGGCAAATATTGAAGATGAGTCTAGCAATAGAATCAAGATGTACGTTGACGAAAGTGGGCTTAACATAAAAGTGCAACCGCCTCCAGTTGCAGAAGTAGCTGTAGATGTAAGCACACAAAGTTCCCAATTATATTCGCCAAGTATCCAAGAACAATCGACGAGTAAGCCACACTGGATTCAGTCCAGATcaagaattaaaataagaGACTTTTCGGATACGTCAACATCTTTTGCTAGCCCACCGCCGATCAAACCTAGAGATATACTCGAAGCTTTAAGTAATAACATCTCTATACTGGAGCTGTTAGATTCTTCGGTAAACGAAAGCATGAAACGTTTGAAAGGAGACATCAGTCCAGTATCAACGCCAGAAACACCCTCGCCACGTACCATGAGGTTACCTTCGAACATACCTCATCCTGATAAGATAACGAAATTGTTAAAATCAAAAGGTCTTCAGACAAACGAGAGTAATTCACTGTCGTCCGTTAGAAATAGCTGTTCAACGTCCACAGATTTATCGGACGAACTACCGTCGAATCAGAAACCTGCTGCATTACCAAAATTTCCAGTTTCTTTAGAATTTTGTCTATGTAACAATCCAAACTGTAATCAGATGCACGCTaagtttgatgaaattcgcaGCTACGCGTTGAAGAATTGTCCCCAAATATTGCAAAGATACGAGGATCTTCAAACTACTTGCGCGGAGAGAATAATTTCATTgacaaatttaattgaaaaagttCGAAACGAGCAGAAAg GTATGGAATTTTCTATAATCACAGCCGATGATACCAGTTTGATGCAGTTACCTTCCCCAAAATTCCTGACTAATGATCTGCAAAGTGTTCGAAAGCTTGTAGAAAATATAGAAGCGGTCCATAATCAGCTTGCAAAGACACTGATAGAATCCCAGAAGATTATTAAAAGTAAAGCGGTTAAAGATGAGAGTAATCAAactaaagaaaaacaaatagTAATCGTCGAAAAGAGTAATACGCCGAAGAAAGTAACCGATCCTGTTGAATCGAAAGGCGTATTAAAAGCTAAGGTTAAGCCAAAAATCATTCGCGATGAAAAAGTAAACATACGACTGGACAGATTCCAATTACAAGCCGAACCTGGAACGTCCACGGCAAAATCAGGTTTTCGACTTGTTTCAAAACACAACGAGGAAGAAATGATAGAGAAGTTATCGAAAGAAATTTTGGAGCAAAGCAAAagttttaataacaatgtaatGGTAACGAAGGAAGTCAGCAGCTCAAGAAAACATTCCATCGAAACTTCAACGGATGTTACCGATTCAAAAGATAATACTTCAATGAATAAAAGTAATGATAGAGTAACAGCACAATATTCAACTAAAGAG caaaaaaaaaacaaagattTTATTCCGATACTAACTGATATCCCAAAAGTAACGAAAACAGTAGATACTACTACATATACCAATGGTAGAAGCAAACCACCAGTCAGCTTATTTAGTGGTCCATACag AGCTGAGATTGAATCATCAGGTCACGAGTTATCgacgataattgaatttgataCACCGGATACTATAAATAAAAGTCAGAATAACGTTAGAAGTCCATCGTCGACAAAAAGGGTTGCTGAAACACAAGTAATTAAATGTACCGATATAGCGAAACCAGGGGAAAATGTTCATTTACTTAATCTACGTAATCAACGCTTAGAGAAAGAGTGTAATTCttcgattaaaaaattctcTTCAGTGGTCGGTAcgcagaaaataaaagagattgaaattttttccgATTCGCCAAAAACGTCTAAAAGTACAGGAGATAAAGATGTTATTCAAGAAACAAGTAacaaaaaattacaatataatatagtCAATCAAGAATCCTTGCAAATGGAAGAATCTGTAGGTACTGATCCAGCGAACAAGCATTACATAAACAACAAAGATAAAATCACATCGACCAGTTCAAATAGTTTTTCTGAATTATCCGGAATATCCCAAATAGCAAGTACACCATCGTCTACTATATTAAAATATGCATCATCCCCGGAAGAAATGGAAACAGCTCTTAAGAAACTTGGTCTAGGTTGGGCGATAACAACATTAAAGAAAACACGTGAGGCCAGTGCTCTAAGTTCGTCATCAAATTCAGATGTAACACCGATAAATACTGCCAAAAGAATATCACCGgttaaaaaacaatttgataataattatggTTTGCCAGATATTAGCGATGTGTCATCAATATCTATTAAAGAAGCTAGCAAAAGTACAGAGCAAGCTGTTCTTTTAAAAGGCCGAACTTCCACGccaaaattgcaaaattctaattctaacaGCATAAGGAGTAATTCCAGTAATACAAATGTTtcggaaaattttcaagaacCTAATAATGGTTTGGTCATTCCTAATATATCTCTTACTAAAACCAAATCTAACATTAAGACTTTAGAAAATGtatag